A window from Opitutales bacterium encodes these proteins:
- a CDS encoding integration host factor subunit beta — MADNLTKRDIVLQIYEKTGFPQKEVRETVQLTLDAIADALSQGRNVELRNFGVFELQIRKQRVGRNPNQPETDVMIPKRAVIKFKAGKELKAHLGDLDVDRVESEK; from the coding sequence ATGGCTGACAACCTCACAAAACGCGACATTGTATTACAAATTTACGAAAAGACTGGGTTTCCGCAAAAGGAAGTGCGCGAAACAGTCCAACTTACGCTCGATGCCATCGCCGATGCTCTCAGTCAAGGGCGCAACGTCGAGCTGCGCAACTTCGGCGTTTTTGAGCTTCAGATTCGAAAACAACGTGTCGGGCGAAATCCCAACCAGCCTGAGACAGATGTCATGATCCCTAAGCGTGCTGTAATAAAGTTCAAGGCGGGCAAGGAATTGAAGGCACATTTGGGCGATCTCGATGTCGACCGAGTCGAGTCAGAGAAGTAG
- the ubiE gene encoding bifunctional demethylmenaquinone methyltransferase/2-methoxy-6-polyprenyl-1,4-benzoquinol methylase UbiE, whose translation MPEAEGVRAMFANIAGRYDLANRVLSGGMDIGWRKALVREVAKTQPQVVVDLATGSGDVAFALQDGLGEGVEVRGLDFCEPMLEEARRKQIKRVDGKSIPFEFGDCLNLPLEDNSVDVITISFGYRNLEKRATGLAEFHRVLRPGGHLFILEFSQPYKILRPFYYFYLKYILPHLASSLTQDKSAYDYLAGSIEQFPTVEGIQKELESARFQNVRARRLTGCVVALHHGTTY comes from the coding sequence ATGCCTGAGGCAGAAGGCGTAAGAGCGATGTTTGCCAACATCGCAGGGCGTTATGATTTGGCGAACCGCGTCTTGTCAGGTGGCATGGACATCGGCTGGCGCAAGGCATTAGTGCGAGAAGTGGCGAAGACACAGCCCCAGGTTGTAGTCGACCTGGCTACGGGCAGTGGCGATGTCGCCTTCGCGCTTCAAGATGGCCTGGGAGAAGGTGTCGAAGTGCGCGGCCTCGACTTTTGCGAGCCTATGCTCGAAGAGGCCCGCCGCAAACAGATCAAGCGTGTAGACGGCAAGTCGATCCCCTTCGAATTCGGCGACTGCCTTAATTTGCCCCTCGAGGACAATTCTGTCGATGTGATCACCATCAGCTTTGGCTATCGAAACTTAGAAAAACGCGCTACCGGCCTCGCTGAGTTTCATCGCGTGCTCCGTCCCGGCGGCCACCTGTTCATCCTCGAGTTTTCACAACCCTACAAAATCCTACGCCCCTTTTATTACTTCTATCTAAAATATATTTTGCCGCACTTGGCTTCGAGCCTCACCCAAGACAAAAGCGCCTACGACTACCTTGCAGGATCTATCGAGCAATTCCCCACGGTCGAAGGGATACAGAAAGAGTTGGAATCAGCCCGCTTTCAAAACGTAAGAGCGCGGCGTCTTACAGGCTGCGTGGTAGCACTCCACCACGGCACCACGTATTAG
- a CDS encoding AAA family ATPase has translation MSDKDPPNPLEELQKQLQKAMGSSNIRLGFGPMQPGTPTAQPDEPGEGESPEASDSRSEALERIENFSLKPREIHAYLNRYVIRQTDAKKVLSVAVCDHYNHVKRCLADKNYAAQDYNKPNILLLGPTGVGKTYLIRNIAKLIGVPFVKADATKFSETGYVGSDVEDMIRDLNKVADGDTELAQYGIVYIDEIDKIAGAGRENGGKDVSGRGVQINLLKMMEETEVSLFSPTDMMAQMQAMMSMGSNKKNARSISTKHILFIVSGAFDGLAPMIKKRVDTGSLGFGAIALESNSTDAEADTYLPLAETRDFIDYGFEPEFIGRVPVRVACESLKAGDLAKILTTSEGSILDQYRRDFAGYAIDFAITDEAIEKVAHLASEQNTGARGLLTVLERVFRDFKYALPSTAIRNFEVSDQTVSNPVETLEALKAANRHLQRDVYKQDIQRFADDFSKKHGHRISFTEEAENILIDGLPDEDTTLYTYLEEQLKDFPHGLAIIRRNTGLENFVLDEAIIRDPDGALSKWIVASFKEAEERNAELDAKDDA, from the coding sequence ATGAGTGACAAAGACCCACCCAATCCTCTCGAAGAACTCCAAAAACAACTCCAAAAAGCAATGGGCTCATCCAACATACGATTGGGGTTTGGACCGATGCAGCCTGGAACGCCTACGGCGCAACCCGATGAGCCTGGCGAGGGCGAGTCTCCCGAAGCTTCTGACTCACGCAGTGAAGCGTTAGAGCGCATTGAGAATTTCTCGCTCAAGCCGCGGGAGATCCATGCATACCTGAACCGTTATGTCATTCGGCAAACGGATGCAAAGAAGGTCCTGTCTGTCGCGGTGTGCGACCACTACAATCACGTAAAACGTTGCCTCGCAGATAAAAATTACGCGGCACAGGACTACAACAAGCCCAACATACTACTCTTGGGTCCCACAGGTGTGGGCAAGACCTACCTGATCCGAAACATCGCCAAACTAATCGGTGTGCCTTTCGTTAAAGCCGACGCGACGAAATTTTCGGAGACCGGCTATGTGGGAAGTGATGTCGAAGATATGATCCGCGACCTCAATAAGGTAGCGGACGGCGATACGGAACTCGCCCAATACGGCATCGTCTACATCGACGAAATCGACAAGATTGCCGGTGCAGGACGTGAGAATGGCGGTAAAGATGTCTCCGGCCGCGGTGTTCAAATCAACCTCCTCAAGATGATGGAAGAGACTGAAGTCAGCCTCTTTTCTCCTACAGATATGATGGCGCAGATGCAGGCGATGATGTCGATGGGCTCAAACAAGAAAAATGCACGTTCCATCAGCACAAAGCACATCTTATTCATCGTCTCTGGAGCTTTTGATGGCTTGGCGCCAATGATCAAAAAACGCGTCGACACAGGCTCTCTGGGCTTTGGAGCGATTGCCTTGGAATCGAATAGTACCGACGCAGAGGCCGACACATACTTACCCTTGGCCGAAACCAGGGACTTTATTGATTATGGCTTCGAGCCTGAGTTTATCGGCCGTGTCCCCGTGCGTGTCGCTTGTGAGTCTTTGAAAGCGGGCGACTTGGCGAAAATTTTGACGACCTCAGAGGGATCTATTTTGGATCAATATCGGCGGGATTTTGCAGGCTATGCGATCGATTTCGCCATAACAGATGAGGCGATTGAAAAGGTGGCCCACCTCGCCTCTGAGCAAAATACCGGGGCGCGCGGACTGCTGACGGTGCTCGAGCGCGTATTCCGTGACTTCAAGTATGCCCTACCCTCAACGGCGATTCGCAACTTTGAGGTCAGCGACCAGACAGTCTCAAATCCAGTAGAGACTCTGGAAGCTTTGAAAGCAGCCAACCGCCACCTTCAACGCGACGTATACAAGCAGGACATCCAGCGTTTTGCTGATGACTTCTCGAAAAAACACGGCCATCGGATTTCATTCACAGAGGAGGCAGAGAATATCCTTATCGATGGTCTTCCCGACGAGGACACGACTCTCTACACTTACCTTGAGGAACAGCTCAAAGATTTTCCGCACGGCTTAGCAATCATACGGCGCAATACCGGACTGGAGAATTTTGTCCTAGACGAAGCCATCATTCGCGATCCCGACGGAGCCTTGAGTAAATGGATTGTAGCGAGCTTCAAAGAGGCTGAAGAGCGCAACGCAGAATTGGACGCTAAAGACGATGCCTGA
- a CDS encoding type II toxin-antitoxin system HipA family toxin, protein MTRVRVVFGGRNVGILSRKKGRPDYSFAYDPDWIDTGVELSPIHLPLSGDPFEFSIPYFRDLPGLVFDSLPDAYGQKILRQQMQRMPEEDRGPLGMLALVGEDGVGALEYHPSDDATDELSSIAAAEQFAEAIEALEPGAVYAIEERERAFVASAGNIGGKHPKSTGFWNPGTGEVVVGRAWPGAGWRSVVIKYNLNEAAPLDRIEQVYMEMAALSGIACAKSFVLPTKRFSHFVSVRFDRGGPENEKVHMHSYAGIQHLDFNQRGSTYEDFLGTVLRVSKSQEQVFEAFRRAVFNVMAHNQDDHPRNFSFLMGADARFSLAPSYDLTLTQPNDGEGNWMSINGKTLGITFRDIDRDIEYLGESFGIRRDAIRDVVDQVQAGIAAFDRLARSYCIGDGYRSYVRQALRANQIGVKVS, encoded by the coding sequence GTGACTCGGGTTCGTGTTGTTTTTGGGGGACGGAATGTCGGGATACTCAGTCGAAAGAAAGGTCGGCCCGATTACAGCTTCGCCTACGATCCTGATTGGATCGATACAGGTGTAGAGCTTTCGCCGATCCATCTTCCACTTTCTGGTGACCCCTTTGAGTTTAGCATCCCGTATTTTCGAGATTTGCCAGGACTGGTCTTCGACAGTTTGCCAGATGCCTATGGCCAGAAGATATTACGTCAGCAGATGCAGAGGATGCCAGAGGAAGATCGAGGACCCTTGGGGATGCTGGCTTTGGTCGGAGAGGATGGCGTTGGCGCATTGGAGTACCATCCAAGTGATGACGCTACCGATGAGCTGTCATCAATAGCCGCAGCGGAACAGTTTGCGGAAGCAATTGAGGCGCTCGAACCGGGAGCGGTGTATGCTATCGAAGAGAGGGAGCGGGCATTCGTGGCCTCGGCAGGAAATATTGGAGGAAAGCACCCCAAGTCGACCGGCTTCTGGAACCCCGGCACCGGAGAGGTCGTCGTGGGTCGGGCTTGGCCTGGAGCTGGGTGGAGATCGGTCGTCATAAAGTATAACCTCAACGAAGCGGCACCTCTGGATCGCATTGAGCAAGTCTACATGGAGATGGCAGCTCTATCAGGGATCGCCTGCGCCAAGTCATTTGTATTACCAACAAAGCGATTCAGTCATTTTGTTTCAGTCCGTTTCGATAGAGGTGGGCCAGAGAACGAAAAAGTCCACATGCACTCCTATGCTGGCATCCAGCATCTAGACTTCAATCAGAGGGGAAGCACCTATGAGGATTTCCTGGGGACTGTCCTTCGTGTGTCCAAAAGTCAGGAACAGGTTTTTGAGGCCTTCAGAAGGGCGGTTTTCAATGTCATGGCGCACAATCAGGATGATCACCCTCGAAATTTTTCTTTCTTAATGGGAGCCGACGCTCGATTCTCTCTAGCTCCGTCTTACGACTTGACGTTGACACAGCCCAACGACGGTGAAGGAAACTGGATGTCGATCAATGGCAAAACTCTTGGGATCACTTTTCGAGACATAGATCGAGACATAGAGTATCTAGGCGAGAGCTTCGGTATTCGCCGTGATGCTATACGAGACGTCGTGGACCAGGTTCAGGCTGGAATTGCTGCCTTCGATCGGTTAGCCCGAAGCTATTGCATCGGCGACGGCTACAGGTCTTATGTGCGACAGGCCCTTCGAGCGAACCAAATTGGAGTTAAGGTCTCTTGA
- the sppA gene encoding signal peptide peptidase SppA, whose protein sequence is MKSFLFDIIKKVFAYLIASVLTFLIIIGVYAAIIGGVSQGPTVQVNERSFLILSLDRNISDQPRQLTTSDALGQLLSGAPEPLHLYEIITAIDEAKQDSRIAGIFLVGNLVSENYGSSYSAIGEIREALIDFQDEGKSVLGYIENASQIDYYLYSVCTEILANPFGSIQLNGLATLNPYFAGAMDKFGIEAQVVRVGDYKSAIEPYIRADMSEESRAQTQELLASIWETIALEMGDSRGVPVELLDKWANQHGVFEARKALDYGLVDQLLYYDEALQYVGGYGETIQEGRTFEQVEIDDYILTQSERYDNFSDEPYVAVIYAEGDIVDATEPANDIAGDWLARQIRDIRYADELPAAVVLRINSPGGSAYASEVIRREMELLNAEVPVIVSMGGLGASGGYWIATANDGIFVDEATITGSIGVFGLLLNVKEAGGKLGVTFDGVKTHDLGYLYSGVTRKNETEMAVFQESVDQLYGEFIDRVIGSRRDLSRESLEKIAGGRVWSGAQAIELGLADQAGGLMAAIEHAADISGLLSGYRVEEYPKKQTPESFLSGLFTEGVNVDFHTGVTIPKELQEIETLLKSLKRQGKILAKSPITGLE, encoded by the coding sequence ATGAAGTCCTTCCTGTTCGACATCATAAAGAAAGTATTCGCTTACTTGATTGCTTCGGTGCTCACCTTTTTAATCATTATTGGCGTATACGCGGCAATAATCGGGGGTGTGTCACAGGGGCCAACCGTTCAGGTGAATGAGCGCTCATTCTTGATCCTTTCACTAGATCGAAATATCTCCGACCAGCCGCGCCAGCTAACAACCTCCGATGCGCTCGGCCAGCTCTTGAGCGGAGCACCTGAGCCCCTACATCTCTATGAAATTATCACTGCGATTGATGAGGCGAAACAGGACTCTCGGATTGCAGGTATTTTTCTCGTCGGTAATTTGGTAAGCGAAAACTATGGTAGTAGCTACAGTGCAATAGGGGAAATTCGCGAGGCCTTGATTGATTTTCAGGACGAAGGGAAATCTGTCTTGGGCTACATCGAAAATGCCTCCCAGATTGACTATTATCTGTATTCAGTCTGCACCGAGATTTTGGCGAATCCTTTTGGAAGTATACAGCTCAATGGACTCGCTACGTTGAATCCATATTTTGCAGGTGCGATGGATAAATTCGGAATCGAAGCGCAGGTAGTTCGCGTCGGTGATTATAAATCCGCAATCGAACCCTATATACGCGCCGACATGAGTGAAGAGAGCCGTGCACAGACCCAAGAGCTCTTGGCCTCAATTTGGGAAACAATTGCTCTCGAAATGGGAGACTCTCGAGGGGTGCCGGTTGAGCTACTCGACAAATGGGCTAACCAGCATGGCGTATTCGAGGCTCGCAAAGCACTTGATTATGGTCTTGTAGACCAACTGCTATACTACGACGAAGCCCTCCAATATGTGGGAGGATACGGCGAAACTATCCAGGAAGGTCGCACTTTCGAACAGGTAGAAATCGACGATTACATACTGACCCAATCAGAACGGTATGATAATTTCTCGGACGAGCCGTATGTTGCGGTTATTTACGCAGAGGGAGACATTGTCGACGCTACTGAGCCCGCAAACGACATCGCTGGAGATTGGTTGGCGAGACAGATTCGAGACATTCGCTATGCCGACGAACTGCCAGCCGCTGTTGTATTACGCATAAACAGCCCAGGAGGGAGCGCCTATGCGTCTGAAGTCATTCGTCGCGAAATGGAACTGCTCAATGCGGAAGTTCCGGTCATTGTTTCGATGGGAGGCCTGGGTGCTTCGGGCGGCTATTGGATAGCGACGGCGAATGATGGCATTTTCGTAGACGAGGCTACAATTACCGGATCGATCGGTGTTTTTGGATTGTTGCTAAATGTCAAAGAAGCAGGGGGTAAACTCGGTGTGACGTTTGACGGTGTAAAAACACATGACCTCGGATATCTTTATTCCGGTGTGACTCGAAAGAATGAAACTGAAATGGCGGTCTTCCAGGAATCTGTTGATCAGTTGTATGGAGAGTTTATTGACCGTGTAATCGGTAGCCGCCGCGATCTTAGCAGAGAGTCCCTAGAAAAAATCGCGGGCGGGCGTGTATGGTCCGGTGCGCAAGCGATCGAACTTGGACTAGCTGACCAAGCAGGGGGACTTATGGCAGCGATCGAACATGCCGCTGACATATCCGGACTGCTCAGTGGATATCGTGTGGAAGAGTATCCAAAGAAACAAACCCCCGAGTCTTTCTTGTCTGGTCTGTTCACTGAAGGTGTAAATGTGGACTTTCATACTGGAGTGACCATCCCCAAAGAACTTCAAGAAATCGAAACACTGTTAAAGAGTCTCAAGCGACAAGGGAAGATTCTCGCCAAGTCTCCTATAACTGGGTTGGAATAG
- a CDS encoding arsenate reductase family protein codes for MITIYTYSGCSTCKKATRWLKDNGVEFTEKPIRDTPPSVAELKKMLEHVGELKRLFNTAGGDYRELNMKEKLPTLSEEETLRLLASRGNLIKRPFVIGDGVGTIGFKETDWAQLFK; via the coding sequence ATGATTACGATCTATACCTACTCCGGCTGCTCTACCTGCAAGAAAGCTACACGCTGGCTCAAAGACAATGGAGTTGAGTTTACAGAAAAACCGATCCGCGACACACCACCGAGCGTCGCGGAGCTCAAAAAAATGCTCGAGCATGTCGGGGAGTTGAAGCGCCTCTTCAACACCGCAGGCGGCGATTATCGAGAGCTGAATATGAAGGAAAAGCTCCCGACCCTATCAGAAGAGGAGACGCTCCGGCTCCTGGCCAGCCGGGGGAACCTCATCAAACGACCATTCGTTATTGGCGACGGCGTGGGCACAATCGGTTTCAAAGAAACAGATTGGGCTCAACTCTTCAAATAG
- a CDS encoding histidine--tRNA ligase encodes MFDSLPGFREFLPDSCGVRNTIFNVLRSTAERYNFLEYDAPLLEPLELYIEKSGPEIVSQLFNFEDKGGRAVALRPEMTPTLARLVGARANSMKRPIKWFSIVENFRYEKPQKGRTRSFYQYNADILGDASPGADAELILLLIASLKRFGLNETDFVVRLSDRQMWVAFLKSWDLSDTAVAEVLGIVDKMQRVERQVTLEKLGKCVSEPEALLSDIEKLIQVRSIDALESFLAATDYKFSERLEDLRILVQRLSAAGMDGFVQLDFGIVRGLAYYTGFVYEAFERSGESRALAGGGRYDELVKKMGGPDLPAAGFAMGDVTLRDCLEEKGLIGPSTPEPSVYMVVGGEAEMAACLKDVTRLREQGFRVEYPFKPAGFGKQFKNAEKSGAKYAVVYGEDEIKSGALTVKVLASGDSVTVPRDTLIRWLSDQGVRDL; translated from the coding sequence ATGTTTGATTCTCTTCCTGGTTTTCGCGAGTTTTTGCCAGATTCTTGCGGCGTGCGTAATACCATCTTCAACGTGCTGCGGAGCACTGCGGAGCGCTATAATTTTCTAGAGTATGACGCGCCGCTTTTGGAGCCACTCGAACTCTATATCGAAAAATCGGGTCCAGAGATCGTCTCTCAATTGTTCAACTTCGAAGACAAAGGGGGCAGGGCAGTTGCGCTGCGTCCAGAGATGACTCCTACACTGGCCCGCCTTGTCGGAGCGCGGGCAAACTCCATGAAGCGACCGATCAAATGGTTTTCGATCGTTGAAAATTTTCGCTACGAAAAGCCACAAAAAGGCCGGACGCGTTCCTTTTATCAATATAACGCTGATATTTTGGGCGATGCTTCTCCTGGAGCTGATGCTGAACTGATTCTTTTACTCATCGCATCGCTAAAACGGTTTGGGCTGAACGAAACCGATTTTGTTGTCCGCCTGAGCGACCGACAAATGTGGGTGGCGTTCCTCAAGTCTTGGGACCTCAGTGACACGGCCGTCGCGGAGGTTTTGGGCATTGTCGACAAGATGCAACGTGTCGAGCGTCAGGTTACGCTTGAAAAACTGGGTAAGTGCGTGAGTGAGCCTGAGGCCTTATTGAGTGATATCGAAAAACTGATCCAAGTTCGCTCGATCGATGCTCTCGAATCGTTTCTGGCTGCAACGGATTACAAATTTTCCGAAAGACTGGAGGATCTGCGCATCTTGGTTCAGCGGCTGAGTGCAGCAGGGATGGATGGATTTGTTCAACTCGATTTCGGGATCGTGCGGGGGTTAGCTTACTACACCGGTTTTGTTTATGAGGCCTTCGAACGCAGCGGCGAAAGTCGGGCACTGGCTGGAGGCGGCCGCTATGACGAGCTCGTGAAAAAGATGGGGGGGCCAGATCTCCCGGCAGCGGGATTTGCCATGGGCGATGTCACACTACGCGACTGCCTTGAGGAAAAAGGTTTGATCGGTCCGTCCACACCAGAGCCCTCCGTTTATATGGTCGTGGGTGGCGAAGCAGAGATGGCTGCATGCTTGAAGGACGTTACTCGCTTGAGGGAACAGGGATTTCGAGTCGAATATCCGTTCAAACCCGCGGGATTTGGGAAGCAATTCAAGAATGCTGAGAAGTCCGGCGCTAAATACGCGGTAGTCTACGGTGAGGATGAAATTAAGTCGGGCGCTTTAACCGTAAAGGTATTGGCTAGTGGTGACTCAGTCACCGTTCCGCGTGACACATTGATTCGTTGGTTGAGTGATCAAGGCGTTAGAGATTTGTAA
- a CDS encoding helix-turn-helix domain-containing protein, with the protein MSQAITAEKKRQKLTQGDLAKMAGVSVRTVASIEAGSMSVAAGSYVLLLFTLGLSVVVERTEP; encoded by the coding sequence ATGTCGCAAGCTATAACGGCGGAGAAAAAACGACAGAAACTGACTCAGGGCGATTTAGCGAAAATGGCTGGGGTCTCTGTGAGGACGGTAGCCTCTATTGAAGCGGGTAGTATGAGTGTAGCCGCGGGAAGCTATGTATTACTACTGTTTACTTTGGGATTGAGCGTGGTCGTGGAAAGGACTGAGCCGTGA